A single genomic interval of Nonomuraea rubra harbors:
- a CDS encoding acetamidase/formamidase family protein, with translation MAVHEIRIDPVLPLRDEPGTGHNRWHPDIPPVVHCAPGDEVVMETRDAFDGQMGPEATLKTVEAPDLDVVHPLTGPVHVEGAQPGDLLEIEIVEIVPDTYGYTVQVPGFGFLRDAFPDPFIVRWHLADGWATSDDLPGVRIPAAPFMGTIGLSPGHASLSRITAREQAALERGGFVLPPSPDGAVPTAVGPTGLRTIPPREQAGNVDIKQLGAGTRLYIPVDTPGALFSAGDAHFAQGDSEACGTAIEMRATLRVRFALHPGEAAAKGIRSPRFTRSDYWVAPAYAAPRRFYATTGMSVSRDGEVAAEDATLAARNALLEMISHLGERGWSAQQAYAICSVAVDLKVSQLVDVPSFLVSAFLPEDIFTG, from the coding sequence ATGGCCGTACACGAGATCCGCATCGACCCCGTCCTCCCGCTCCGCGACGAACCGGGCACCGGCCACAACCGCTGGCACCCGGACATCCCGCCCGTCGTGCACTGCGCCCCCGGCGACGAGGTCGTCATGGAGACCAGGGACGCCTTCGACGGCCAGATGGGACCGGAGGCCACGCTGAAGACGGTCGAGGCCCCCGACCTCGACGTCGTCCACCCGCTCACCGGCCCCGTCCACGTGGAGGGAGCACAGCCGGGTGACCTCCTGGAGATCGAGATCGTGGAGATCGTCCCGGACACCTACGGCTACACGGTGCAGGTGCCCGGCTTCGGCTTCCTCCGTGACGCGTTCCCCGACCCGTTCATCGTCCGCTGGCACCTCGCGGACGGCTGGGCCACCTCGGACGACCTGCCGGGCGTACGCATCCCGGCGGCCCCGTTCATGGGCACGATCGGCCTCTCGCCCGGCCACGCCTCCCTGTCCAGGATCACCGCCCGCGAGCAGGCCGCCCTCGAACGCGGCGGCTTCGTCCTGCCCCCATCCCCCGACGGCGCCGTCCCCACCGCTGTCGGCCCGACCGGCCTGCGCACGATCCCGCCGCGCGAGCAGGCAGGCAACGTGGACATCAAGCAGCTCGGCGCAGGCACCCGCCTGTACATCCCGGTGGACACCCCGGGCGCCCTCTTCTCCGCCGGGGACGCCCACTTCGCCCAGGGCGACTCGGAGGCCTGCGGCACGGCCATCGAGATGCGCGCGACGCTGCGCGTACGGTTCGCCCTGCACCCCGGCGAGGCGGCGGCCAAGGGCATCCGGAGCCCCCGCTTCACGCGCTCGGACTACTGGGTGGCACCCGCGTACGCGGCCCCGCGCCGCTTCTACGCCACCACCGGGATGTCGGTGAGCCGCGACGGCGAGGTGGCGGCCGAGGACGCGACGCTGGCGGCCCGCAACGCGTTGCTGGAGATGATCTCGCATCTGGGGGAGCGGGGGTGGAGTGCGCAGCAGGCGTACGCGATCTGCAGCGTCGCGGTGGACCTCAAGGTGAGTCAGCTCGTCGACGTGCCGAGTTTCCTGGTCTCGGCCTTCCTCCCGGAGGACATCTTCACGGGATGA
- a CDS encoding VOC family protein — MPHDPSGTGWPLLPCRTVGEAPYHVGFVVPDLARAMRDLTRATGLAWNEVRDGRLGTWRYRIVFSRDGPLLTELIEGSPGSPWDPGPGPRCDHVGYWAGELDDAVRTLEEQGFPLDFDARPYGRPFTYHRLPALGLRVELVDVSQRPQFLRTWGLRSDLAGSSPTCTQSSRA, encoded by the coding sequence ATGCCCCATGACCCGAGCGGCACGGGATGGCCGTTGCTCCCGTGCCGGACGGTCGGCGAGGCCCCGTACCACGTCGGCTTCGTCGTCCCGGACCTCGCACGCGCCATGCGCGACCTCACCCGGGCCACGGGTCTGGCCTGGAACGAGGTACGCGACGGCAGGCTCGGCACCTGGCGGTACCGCATCGTGTTCTCCCGTGACGGCCCGCTGCTCACCGAGCTGATCGAAGGCTCGCCGGGCAGCCCGTGGGACCCGGGCCCGGGGCCTCGCTGCGACCACGTCGGCTACTGGGCGGGGGAGCTCGACGACGCGGTGAGGACCCTGGAGGAGCAGGGCTTCCCGCTCGACTTCGACGCCCGCCCGTACGGCCGCCCCTTCACCTACCACCGCCTGCCCGCCCTCGGCCTCCGCGTCGAGCTCGTGGACGTCTCGCAGCGGCCGCAGTTCCTGCGGACCTGGGGCCTGCGTAGCGACCTCGCGGGTAGCAGCCCCACATGCACACAGTCGTCAAGAGCCTGA
- a CDS encoding cellulose binding domain-containing protein, producing the protein MRKRLFVMLTTAAVLLVAAVVRMSPVSAVAADPYAYKNVRIDGGGFVPGIIFNPTERNLIYARTDIGGAYRWNQSAKSWTPLLDWVGWDKWGYNGVISMATDPVQTNRVYAAVGMYTNSWDPNNGAILRSTDKGDTWQATALPFKLGGNMPGRGMGEALSVDPNDNRVLYFGAPNGNGLWRSTDYGATWSKVTSFPNAGNYAQDPSDPNGYLSHRPGVVWVTYDKRSSTAGSATRTIYVGVADKENTVYRTTDGGATWSRLAGQPTGYIAHKGVLDTVNGYLYLATSDTGGPYDGAKGDVWRYATATGTWTQISPIPSSSADDYFGYSGLTIDRQDPATIMVATQISWWPDVIFFRSTDSGATWTRVWDWTSYPNRSFRYKMDVSANPWLTFGTNPQPPEVTPKLGWMTESLEIDPFDSNRMMYGTGATIYGTEDLGLWDSGGQFTIKPMAKGLEETAVLDLISPPSGAPLVSALGDIGGFRHTSLDAVPSMMFTQPNFTSTTSLDYAEKSPSIMVRAGNFTDADRPNDSHVAFSTDGGANWFQGSEPGGIDEGGTVAAAADGSRFVWAPKGVTPVYSVGYGNSWQTASGLPTGATVESDRVNPMKFYGLSGGRLYVSTNGGATFTAAATGLPATATKFKAVPGIEGDLWLAGEGGLWHSTNSGTSFTKVSGVTNSVNVGFGKAAPGATYQAVYAVATVDGTTGLYRSDDGGSGWVRINDDKHQWGNMGEALTGDPRVYGRVYLGTNGRGIIYGDRTGPPVTVTPTVTPTVTPTVTPTVTPTVTPTTGTGCAATYKPGNSWPGGFQAEVSVQNTGTSAITGWKVTWTWAGDQKITTIWSATQTQSGANVTAVNAGYNGNLAAGATTSFGFNGTYTGTNTPPATLTCTPA; encoded by the coding sequence ATGCGAAAGAGATTATTCGTCATGCTCACGACCGCCGCCGTCCTGCTCGTGGCGGCCGTGGTGCGGATGTCGCCGGTCTCGGCGGTCGCCGCGGACCCGTACGCGTACAAGAACGTGCGCATCGACGGCGGCGGGTTCGTGCCCGGGATCATCTTCAACCCGACCGAGCGCAACCTCATCTACGCCCGCACCGACATCGGCGGCGCGTACCGGTGGAACCAGTCCGCCAAGTCCTGGACCCCGCTGCTCGACTGGGTCGGCTGGGACAAGTGGGGCTACAACGGTGTGATCAGCATGGCCACCGACCCCGTCCAGACCAACCGCGTGTACGCCGCCGTCGGCATGTACACCAACTCCTGGGACCCGAACAACGGCGCCATCCTGCGCTCGACCGACAAGGGCGACACCTGGCAGGCCACGGCGCTGCCGTTCAAGCTGGGCGGCAACATGCCGGGCCGCGGCATGGGCGAGGCCCTGTCGGTGGACCCGAACGACAACCGCGTCCTGTACTTCGGCGCGCCCAACGGCAACGGCCTGTGGCGCAGCACCGACTACGGCGCCACCTGGTCGAAGGTCACCAGCTTCCCCAACGCCGGCAACTACGCCCAGGACCCCAGCGACCCCAACGGCTACCTCAGCCACCGGCCCGGCGTGGTCTGGGTGACCTACGACAAGCGCTCGTCCACCGCCGGCAGCGCCACCAGGACCATCTACGTGGGCGTCGCCGACAAGGAGAACACGGTCTACCGGACCACAGACGGCGGCGCCACCTGGTCCAGGCTGGCCGGGCAGCCCACCGGCTACATCGCGCACAAGGGCGTGCTGGACACCGTCAACGGCTACCTCTACCTCGCCACCAGCGACACCGGCGGCCCCTATGACGGGGCCAAGGGCGACGTGTGGCGCTACGCCACCGCCACCGGCACCTGGACCCAGATCAGCCCCATCCCGTCCTCCAGCGCCGACGACTACTTCGGCTACAGCGGCCTGACCATCGACCGGCAGGACCCGGCCACGATCATGGTGGCCACGCAGATCTCCTGGTGGCCGGACGTCATCTTCTTCCGCTCCACCGACTCCGGCGCGACCTGGACCCGCGTGTGGGACTGGACCTCCTACCCCAACCGCTCGTTCCGCTACAAGATGGACGTCTCCGCGAACCCGTGGCTGACCTTCGGCACCAACCCGCAGCCGCCCGAGGTCACCCCCAAGCTCGGCTGGATGACCGAGTCGCTGGAGATCGACCCGTTCGACTCCAACCGGATGATGTACGGCACCGGCGCCACCATCTACGGCACCGAGGACCTGGGCCTGTGGGACTCCGGCGGCCAGTTCACCATCAAGCCCATGGCCAAGGGCCTGGAGGAGACGGCCGTCCTCGACCTGATCAGCCCGCCCAGCGGCGCGCCCCTGGTCAGCGCCCTCGGCGACATCGGCGGCTTCCGCCACACGAGCCTGGACGCCGTACCGTCCATGATGTTCACCCAGCCGAACTTCACCTCCACCACCAGCCTCGACTACGCCGAGAAGTCGCCCTCGATCATGGTCAGGGCCGGCAACTTCACCGACGCCGACCGCCCGAACGACAGCCACGTGGCCTTCTCCACCGACGGCGGCGCGAACTGGTTCCAGGGCAGCGAGCCCGGCGGGATCGACGAGGGCGGCACGGTCGCGGCGGCGGCCGACGGCTCCCGCTTCGTCTGGGCGCCCAAGGGCGTCACCCCCGTCTACTCGGTCGGCTACGGCAACTCCTGGCAGACCGCCTCCGGCCTGCCCACCGGGGCCACCGTGGAGTCGGACCGGGTGAACCCGATGAAGTTCTACGGCCTCAGCGGCGGCCGCCTCTACGTCAGCACCAACGGCGGCGCCACCTTCACCGCCGCCGCCACGGGCCTGCCCGCGACCGCCACCAAGTTCAAGGCCGTACCCGGGATCGAGGGCGACCTGTGGCTGGCCGGCGAGGGCGGCCTGTGGCACTCGACGAACAGCGGCACCTCGTTCACCAAGGTGTCCGGGGTGACGAACTCCGTGAACGTCGGCTTCGGCAAGGCGGCGCCCGGCGCGACGTACCAGGCCGTCTACGCCGTCGCGACCGTCGACGGCACCACCGGCCTGTACCGCTCCGACGACGGCGGATCCGGCTGGGTGCGCATCAACGACGACAAGCACCAGTGGGGCAACATGGGCGAGGCGCTGACGGGGGACCCGCGGGTGTACGGGCGGGTCTACCTGGGCACGAACGGCCGCGGCATCATCTACGGCGACCGCACCGGCCCTCCTGTCACCGTCACCCCGACCGTCACCCCGACCGTCACCCCCACCGTGACTCCGACCGTCACTCCGACCGTGACCCCGACCACCGGGACCGGCTGCGCGGCCACCTACAAGCCCGGCAACTCCTGGCCGGGCGGCTTCCAGGCCGAGGTCTCCGTCCAGAACACCGGCACGTCCGCCATCACCGGCTGGAAGGTGACCTGGACCTGGGCCGGTGACCAGAAGATCACCACGATCTGGAGCGCCACCCAGACCCAGTCGGGGGCGAACGTGACCGCGGTGAACGCCGGCTACAACGGCAACCTGGCGGCCGGCGCCACGACGTCGTTCGGCTTCAACGGCACCTACACCGGCACCAACACCCCGCCCGCGACCCTCACCTGCACCCCGGCATAG
- a CDS encoding SDR family NAD(P)-dependent oxidoreductase, producing MTGFPEFRADGKIALVTGAARGLGRAISLALANAGADLALGLRDVAADGGLSGEIERMGRAALPLQMDMTVPGQISAAVQRTLDRFGRIDILVNNAGIAPGNPAEDVTEADFDRTLQVNLKGTFLASQAAGRAMIAQGHGTIVNVGSQAGEVALPGESVYCMTKAAIAHLTRCLAVEWGPHGITVNNVAPTFIRTPGTAPALSDPAFEADVIERIAALHRIGEPMDVAGAVLFLASPAASLITGHTLVIDGGWTVR from the coding sequence ATGACGGGCTTTCCCGAGTTCCGGGCCGACGGAAAGATCGCGCTGGTCACGGGTGCGGCGCGAGGTCTCGGCCGGGCCATCTCGCTGGCGCTGGCCAACGCCGGCGCGGACCTCGCACTGGGCCTGCGGGACGTCGCGGCGGACGGCGGGCTGTCAGGGGAGATCGAGCGGATGGGGCGCGCCGCGCTGCCGTTGCAGATGGACATGACCGTGCCCGGCCAGATCTCCGCGGCGGTCCAGCGGACGCTGGACCGGTTCGGCCGAATCGACATCCTGGTCAACAACGCGGGCATCGCGCCCGGCAACCCGGCCGAGGACGTGACGGAGGCGGACTTCGACCGCACCCTCCAGGTGAACCTGAAGGGCACCTTCCTGGCCAGCCAGGCGGCAGGCCGGGCGATGATCGCACAGGGCCACGGCACCATCGTGAACGTCGGCTCGCAGGCGGGTGAGGTGGCGCTGCCAGGCGAGTCGGTCTACTGCATGACCAAGGCCGCCATCGCCCACCTCACCCGCTGCCTCGCCGTCGAGTGGGGCCCGCACGGCATCACCGTGAACAACGTCGCCCCGACCTTCATCCGCACGCCGGGCACCGCACCGGCCCTGTCGGACCCGGCGTTCGAGGCCGACGTGATCGAGCGGATCGCGGCGCTGCACCGTATCGGCGAGCCGATGGACGTCGCGGGCGCCGTGCTCTTCCTGGCCTCACCGGCCGCTTCCCTGATCACTGGGCACACGCTCGTGATCGACGGCGGCTGGACGGTCCGCTGA
- a CDS encoding DoxX family protein yields the protein MTVIVLLVATVAFRLLGLLGVSRFDTWRVSAAHGLAVMLVMTASAHFVPGDVTFMPNYDDMVAMVPSFVPFPGLMVYLSAVLELAGAAGLVLERTRRPAGICLALLFVALLPANVNAAELGLEDVGSPLWQRVPEQILYIAIALWGAGLFGRRSADRPAAVDHERVPSDQGSGR from the coding sequence GTGACCGTGATCGTCCTGCTGGTCGCCACCGTGGCGTTCCGGCTGCTCGGACTGCTCGGCGTCAGCCGCTTCGACACGTGGCGGGTCAGCGCCGCCCACGGGCTCGCGGTCATGCTCGTCATGACCGCGAGCGCCCACTTCGTCCCCGGCGACGTGACGTTCATGCCCAACTACGACGACATGGTGGCCATGGTGCCGTCCTTCGTCCCGTTTCCCGGCCTCATGGTCTACCTGAGTGCCGTGCTGGAGCTGGCCGGCGCCGCCGGGCTGGTGCTGGAGCGCACCCGCCGGCCCGCCGGGATCTGCCTGGCGCTGCTGTTCGTGGCGCTGCTGCCGGCGAACGTGAACGCGGCCGAGCTCGGCCTGGAGGACGTCGGGTCGCCGCTGTGGCAGCGGGTCCCCGAGCAGATCCTCTACATCGCGATCGCGCTCTGGGGTGCCGGGCTCTTCGGGCGCCGCTCAGCGGACCGTCCAGCCGCCGTCGATCACGAGCGTGTGCCCAGTGATCAGGGAAGCGGCCGGTGA
- a CDS encoding glycoside hydrolase family 3 protein codes for MRKIPLLAALTLTASLLAAPPAHAEAYPFQNPALPLEQRVNDLLGRLTLDEKLSLLHQSQPAIPRLGIAYHKNGTEALHGVAWSNHLNDNWNQKFASGTVFPQAVGLASTWDPDLIKKVGSAVGDETRGYNAADPVLWGLQVWAPVVDLLRDPRAGRNEEGYSEDPLLTGAISTAYGKGLQGDDPFYLKTAPVLKHYLAYNNETDRSLTSSNLTPKLKHEYYEPAFKAAISADAATGVMASYNLVNGRPNHVNPDLNNVVRSWTDKTLYNPSDAWGPHALTDLERYYDNKPEAFAAVLKAGLDSFTIDNSDISVMVTNLKAALDQGRLTEADVDKSVRSVLSIRTRLGHFDPDGGPYKKITAEVINSDANKRLNRETAGKAAVLLKNSGVLPLGRPRSAAVVGPLSGKLYRDWYSGQLPYQVTPLDGIKERVADVTTGEGLERIALKHLDSGKYITATGTGPNDNAALTDTAPTAASQWDLTDWTGGVSTLRNAGNGRLLGGDWRSLDTDDTEPDGWYVSQQFALEKQADGSHLIRYAGFETVEGWFALPDAYVGITAEGALGLVPKAQAAKFAKEVVSDGVAEAAAQAAKAEVAVVVVGSHPFVAGREFHDRDNLRLGEGQLRLIEAVRKANPRTVVVLETSYPVIVDAPTLLWTTHAGAETGHALADVLFGDVNPAGRLTQTWPATDELPSLLDYDLTKTGMTYLYGNDKPLYAFGHGLSYTTFAYQGLRVQGDRVSVKVTNTGKVKGDEVVQLYTHQRDSRFEQPVKQLRGFERVSLNPGQSRTVTFPLKKSDLAVWDHTRNKWTVENATHDLLVGSASNRIRQTTTLRVSGETVPVRDLTRTTRAMDFDDYSGVAFADESKAGGEVVEGSAGDWVSFTGASWGSRLTASVASAGGGSFEVRRGSPTGTLLATVQVPATGGIYQYGTANASVKAGSGSVYLVFKGDLRIKDFAFTRS; via the coding sequence ATGCGAAAAATCCCCCTATTAGCGGCTTTAACCCTCACCGCCTCGCTGCTCGCCGCGCCCCCCGCGCACGCCGAGGCGTACCCGTTCCAGAACCCCGCCCTGCCACTGGAGCAGCGGGTCAACGACCTGCTCGGCCGGCTCACGCTGGACGAGAAGCTGAGCCTGCTGCACCAGTCGCAGCCCGCGATCCCGCGCCTGGGCATCGCTTACCACAAGAACGGCACCGAGGCCCTGCACGGCGTCGCCTGGTCCAACCACCTCAACGACAACTGGAACCAGAAGTTCGCCAGCGGCACCGTGTTCCCGCAGGCGGTCGGGCTGGCCAGCACCTGGGACCCGGACCTGATCAAGAAGGTCGGCTCCGCCGTGGGGGACGAGACCCGCGGCTACAACGCCGCGGACCCCGTGCTGTGGGGCCTTCAGGTGTGGGCGCCGGTGGTGGACCTGCTGCGCGACCCGCGTGCGGGCCGCAACGAGGAGGGCTACTCCGAGGACCCGCTGCTGACCGGGGCCATCTCCACCGCGTACGGCAAGGGCCTGCAGGGTGACGACCCCTTCTACCTCAAGACCGCGCCCGTGCTGAAGCACTACCTGGCCTACAACAACGAGACCGACCGGAGCCTGACCTCCTCCAACCTGACGCCCAAGCTGAAGCACGAGTACTACGAGCCGGCGTTCAAGGCGGCGATCTCGGCCGACGCCGCGACCGGCGTGATGGCCTCGTACAACCTGGTCAACGGGCGGCCCAACCACGTCAACCCCGACCTGAACAACGTGGTGCGGTCGTGGACGGACAAGACGCTGTACAACCCCAGCGACGCCTGGGGCCCGCACGCGCTGACCGACCTGGAGAGGTACTACGACAACAAGCCCGAGGCGTTCGCCGCGGTGCTGAAGGCCGGGCTCGACAGCTTCACCATCGACAACAGCGACATCAGCGTGATGGTCACGAACCTCAAGGCCGCGCTCGACCAGGGCCGCCTCACCGAGGCCGACGTGGACAAGTCCGTGCGCAGCGTGTTGTCGATCCGTACGCGGCTGGGGCACTTCGACCCGGACGGCGGGCCGTACAAGAAGATCACCGCCGAGGTGATCAACAGTGACGCCAACAAGCGGCTCAACCGCGAGACGGCCGGCAAGGCGGCGGTGCTGCTGAAGAACTCCGGCGTGCTGCCGCTGGGCCGGCCCAGGTCCGCGGCCGTGGTCGGGCCGCTGTCGGGCAAGCTCTACCGTGACTGGTACTCGGGGCAGCTCCCGTACCAGGTCACGCCGCTGGACGGGATCAAGGAGCGAGTCGCCGACGTCACCACCGGCGAGGGGCTGGAGCGCATCGCGCTCAAGCACCTCGACTCCGGCAAGTACATCACCGCCACCGGAACCGGCCCGAACGACAACGCCGCGCTGACCGACACCGCGCCCACCGCGGCCTCGCAGTGGGACCTCACCGACTGGACCGGCGGCGTGTCCACGCTGCGCAACGCGGGCAACGGCAGGCTGCTCGGCGGCGACTGGCGCTCGCTCGACACCGACGACACCGAGCCCGACGGCTGGTACGTCTCCCAGCAGTTCGCGCTGGAGAAGCAGGCCGACGGCAGCCACCTCATCCGCTACGCCGGGTTCGAGACCGTCGAGGGCTGGTTCGCCCTGCCCGACGCGTACGTCGGGATCACCGCCGAAGGCGCGCTGGGCCTGGTGCCGAAGGCGCAGGCGGCCAAGTTCGCCAAGGAGGTCGTCTCCGACGGCGTCGCCGAGGCCGCCGCGCAGGCCGCCAAGGCGGAGGTGGCCGTCGTGGTGGTGGGCAGCCACCCGTTCGTGGCCGGGCGCGAGTTCCACGACCGCGACAACCTGCGGCTCGGCGAGGGCCAGTTGCGGCTGATCGAGGCCGTGCGCAAGGCCAACCCGCGTACCGTCGTCGTGCTGGAGACCAGCTACCCCGTCATCGTGGACGCGCCGACGCTGCTGTGGACCACGCACGCGGGCGCGGAGACCGGGCACGCCCTCGCCGACGTGCTCTTCGGGGACGTCAACCCGGCCGGCCGGCTCACCCAGACCTGGCCGGCGACCGACGAGCTGCCCAGCCTCCTGGACTACGACCTGACCAAGACCGGGATGACGTACCTGTACGGGAACGACAAACCGCTCTACGCCTTCGGCCACGGCCTCAGCTACACCACCTTCGCCTACCAGGGCCTGCGCGTGCAGGGCGACCGGGTCAGCGTGAAGGTGACCAACACCGGCAAGGTGAAGGGCGACGAGGTCGTCCAGCTCTACACCCACCAGCGCGACTCCCGCTTCGAGCAGCCCGTCAAGCAGTTGCGCGGCTTCGAGCGGGTCTCGCTGAACCCGGGCCAGTCCCGTACCGTCACCTTCCCCCTGAAGAAGTCGGACCTGGCCGTCTGGGACCACACCAGGAACAAGTGGACCGTCGAGAACGCCACCCACGACCTCCTCGTCGGCTCCGCCTCCAACCGGATCCGCCAGACCACGACGCTGCGCGTGTCCGGCGAGACCGTCCCCGTGCGCGACCTGACCAGGACGACCCGGGCGATGGACTTCGACGACTACTCGGGGGTGGCCTTCGCCGACGAGAGCAAGGCGGGCGGCGAGGTCGTCGAGGGCTCGGCGGGCGACTGGGTCTCCTTCACCGGCGCTTCCTGGGGCTCGCGGCTGACCGCCTCGGTCGCCTCGGCGGGCGGCGGCTCGTTCGAGGTGCGGCGCGGCTCGCCGACCGGCACGCTGCTGGCCACCGTGCAGGTGCCCGCCACCGGCGGGATCTACCAGTACGGGACGGCGAACGCCTCGGTGAAGGCGGGGAGCGGGAGCGTGTACCTGGTGTTCAAGGGTGACCTGCGGATCAAGGATTTCGCGTTCACCCGGTCGTGA
- a CDS encoding carbohydrate ABC transporter permease, whose amino-acid sequence MRGPGRWAVLFALVVLAVVMIFPFVVVAMNAVKSPAEYSSQGPLSLPDGLYLQGIVDFWNRVEFGTKLWNSFVISASVSVLAVVLSVLNAYALGIGRVKGRLWILALFLVANTLPQEALAYPLYYLAKAVDLYDTQLAVIIVMTAIQAAFGTYLLSAVLGQFPKEILEAAAIDGAGRLRSLWRIVVPISRPTINVLLIFFFIWTWNEFFLPLIFLISNDTQTVPVALGVLQGQRYMDATMSSASALLGIVPAVAFFLIFQRTLTRGVTVGAIK is encoded by the coding sequence ATGAGGGGCCCGGGACGCTGGGCGGTGCTGTTCGCGCTGGTCGTGCTGGCCGTCGTGATGATCTTCCCGTTCGTCGTCGTGGCGATGAACGCGGTCAAGTCGCCGGCCGAGTACAGCTCGCAGGGGCCGCTGAGCCTGCCCGACGGGCTCTACCTCCAGGGCATCGTCGACTTCTGGAACCGGGTGGAGTTCGGCACCAAGCTCTGGAACAGCTTCGTCATCAGCGCGTCCGTGTCGGTGCTGGCGGTCGTGCTGTCGGTGCTCAACGCGTACGCGCTGGGCATCGGCAGGGTGAAGGGGCGGCTGTGGATCCTCGCGCTGTTCCTCGTGGCCAACACGCTGCCGCAGGAGGCCCTGGCCTACCCGCTGTACTACCTGGCCAAGGCCGTCGATCTGTACGACACCCAGCTCGCGGTGATCATCGTGATGACCGCGATCCAGGCGGCGTTCGGCACGTACCTGCTGAGCGCGGTGCTGGGCCAGTTCCCGAAGGAGATCCTGGAGGCGGCGGCGATCGACGGGGCCGGGCGGCTGCGCTCGCTGTGGCGGATCGTGGTGCCGATCAGCCGGCCCACGATCAACGTGCTGCTGATCTTCTTCTTCATCTGGACCTGGAACGAGTTCTTCCTTCCGCTGATCTTCCTGATCTCGAACGACACGCAGACGGTGCCTGTCGCGCTCGGTGTCCTGCAAGGCCAGAGGTACATGGACGCGACCATGTCCAGCGCCTCGGCCCTGCTCGGCATCGTCCCGGCGGTCGCCTTCTTCCTGATCTTCCAGCGCACGCTGACCCGAGGTGTGACGGTCGGCGCCATCAAGTGA
- a CDS encoding carbohydrate ABC transporter permease — MRVRTRGYWLYLIPSILLFLAVIVVPFLMNVGASFTRWSGVGTPRWIGFDNYTRLLTDERFWESFQHNVGLIVAMAVVPTMIGLVLAASLFDYIGKRFGTRTASALRAMYYLPQVLPVAVAGVVWGWMLHPSYGAVNQIFGLDLDWLGDPDLALATVMGVMVWFQLGYPVVIFMAGLQRVDPSYYEAAEIDGASWWRKFWHITIPQIRPEIFVVLLTCTIAALKVFGPIFVLTRGGPGNATMVPSYFSYLNFFQKSNVGYGSAIATVLALIIVVVTFLFLRVQERES; from the coding sequence ATGAGGGTTCGTACGAGGGGATACTGGCTCTACCTGATCCCCAGCATCCTGCTGTTCCTGGCCGTCATCGTCGTGCCGTTCCTGATGAACGTGGGCGCCAGCTTCACCCGCTGGTCGGGGGTGGGCACGCCCAGGTGGATCGGGTTCGACAACTACACCAGGCTGCTGACGGACGAGCGGTTCTGGGAGTCGTTCCAGCACAACGTGGGGCTGATCGTGGCCATGGCCGTCGTGCCGACCATGATCGGCCTCGTGCTGGCGGCCTCGCTGTTCGACTACATCGGCAAACGCTTCGGCACGCGCACGGCCTCGGCGCTGCGCGCGATGTACTACCTGCCGCAGGTGCTGCCGGTGGCGGTGGCCGGCGTGGTGTGGGGGTGGATGCTGCACCCTTCGTACGGCGCCGTCAACCAGATCTTCGGGCTGGACCTCGACTGGCTCGGCGACCCCGACCTGGCGCTGGCCACCGTCATGGGCGTCATGGTCTGGTTCCAGCTCGGCTACCCGGTCGTGATCTTCATGGCCGGGTTGCAGCGCGTGGACCCGTCCTACTACGAGGCCGCCGAGATCGACGGGGCCTCGTGGTGGCGCAAGTTCTGGCACATCACGATCCCGCAGATCCGGCCGGAGATCTTCGTGGTGCTGCTGACGTGCACGATCGCCGCGTTGAAGGTGTTCGGGCCGATCTTCGTGCTGACCCGCGGAGGGCCCGGGAACGCGACGATGGTGCCGTCGTACTTCTCGTACCTGAACTTCTTCCAGAAGAGCAACGTCGGGTACGGCTCCGCGATCGCCACGGTGCTGGCGCTGATCATCGTCGTGGTGACGTTCCTGTTCCTGCGCGTCCAGGAGCGTGAGTCATGA